A stretch of Camelina sativa cultivar DH55 chromosome 18, Cs, whole genome shotgun sequence DNA encodes these proteins:
- the LOC104762088 gene encoding UDP-galactose/UDP-glucose transporter 5B has protein sequence MKRKRGRWRSKSDRDGELAGESISLEKRERFRDNLSPISPDQLLCCNHIRRLVLFEISELKGGWDMAEPESSLVNGVKENKLWKGVFAVSGIMSTLVIYGVLQEKIMRVPYGVNKEYFKHSLFLVFCNRLTTSAVSACALLASKKVLDPVAPVYKYCLISVTNILTTTCQYEALKYVSFPVQTLAKCAKMIPVMVWGTLIMQKKYKGFDYLVAFLVTLGCSVFILFPAGDDVSPYNKGRENTVWGVSLMAGYLGFDGFTSTFQDKLFKGYNMEIHNQIFYTTLCSCVLSFTGLILQGHLLPAIDFVSLHRDCLVDIALLSTVATASQFFISYTIRTFGALTFAAIMTTRQLASIMLSCIWFSHPLSWEQCIGSVIVFGSLYAKTLLNKKNKSQTQPPPTELPQYQKAESS, from the exons atgaagagaaaaagaggacGGTGGAGGAGCAAATCGGATCGAGACGGAGAACTCGCCGGAGAATCAATCTctttagagaagagagagagatttagagaCAATCTTTCTCCGATCTCACCGGATCAGCTGTTGTGTTGTAATCATATCCGTCGTCTAGTTTTGTTTGAAATCTCTGAGCTCAAAG GTGGATGGGACATGGCTGAGCCGGAATCATCATTAGTAAACGGAGTGAAGGAGAACAAATTATGGAAAGGTGTATTTGCTGTTTCCGGGATTATGTCTACTCTTGTAATCTATGGTGTTCTTCAG GAGAAGATAATGAGAGTTCCTTATGGAGTGAACAAGGAGTATTTTAAGcactctttgtttcttgttttttgcaATCGGCTCACTACTTCAGCTGTCTCTGCTTGTGCTTTACTG GCAAGCAAGAAAGTTTTGGATCCTGTAGCTCCGGTTTATAAATATTGCCTTATATCAGTGACTAACATCTTAACCACAACATGCCAATACGAG GCTCTCAAGTATGTGAGCTTCCCAGTCCAAACTCTTGCTAAATGTGCCAAAATGATACCAGTAATG GTATGGGGAACACTGATCATGCAGAAGAAGTACAAGGGGTTTGACTATTTAGTGGCTTTTCTGGTGACCCTTGGTTGCTCTGTCTTTATTCTTTTTCCG GCTGGAGACGATGTTAGTCCGTACAATAAGGGAAGGGAAAATACTGTTTGGGGTGTTTCTCTTATGGCTGGTTATCTTGG GTTTGATGGCTTTACAAGCACATTCCAAGACAAACTTTTTAAGGGATATAATATGGAGATACATAACCAAATTTTCTACACAACACTTTGTTCTTGTGTTCTGAGTTTCACTG GACTCATATTACAAGGGCATTTACTTCCAGCtatagattttgtttctctGCATAGAGATTGTTTAGTCGACATCGCGCTGCTTTCCACA GTTGCAACAGCGAGCCAGTTCTTCATATCTTACACAATTAGGACATTTGGTGCTCTAACATTCGCTGCAATCATGACGACGAGACAG CTTGCAAGCATCATGCTCTCATGCATTTGGTTTTCTCACCCTCTTAGCTGGGAGCAGTGTATTGGATCG GTCATTGTTTTCGGGTCTTTATACGCGAAAACTTTACTgaacaagaagaacaaatcaCAAACGCAACCACCCCCTACAGAGCTTCCTCAATACCAAAAGGCTGAGAGCTCTTAA
- the LOC104762090 gene encoding monofunctional riboflavin biosynthesis protein RIBA 3, chloroplastic — MDSALYHHPRIIFAHSFISGSYRSPRFVNSTCWRSNDGLSGEIKASGNSDRNVFDESPLRRRTDGSSLFETVGAKITPETDDFFVSDAEGDPDCPTRSYSSIEPALQALRQGKFVIVVDDENGEVEGNLIMAATLTSPKDIAFLIKNGSGIVSVGMIKEDLERLSLTLMSPEMEDEDSSAPTFTITVDAKSGTSTGVSASDRAKTVLALSSLEAKPEDFRRPGHVFPLKYRDGGVLRRAGHTEASVDLMILAGLRPVSVLSAILDQDDGSMASLPYMKKLATEHDIPIVSLTDLIRYRRKRDKLVERITVSRLPTKWGLFQAYCYRSKLDGTENIALVKGNVGNGEDILVRVHSECLTGDIFGSERCDCGNQLELAMKLIEKEGRGVVVYLRGHEGRGIGLGHKLRAYNLQDEGHDTVQANVELGLSIDSREYGIGAQMLRDIGVRTMRLMTNNPAKFTGLKGYGLAVVGRVPVVTPITKENRRYMETKRKKMGHIYKSDNDHPLA, encoded by the exons ATGGATTCTGCTTTATATCATCATCCTCGAATCATTTTCGCTCACAGCTTCATCAGTGGCTCGTATAGGTCTCCTAGGTTTGTTAATAGTACTTGCTGGAGATCGAATGATGGTTTAAGTGGGGAGATCAAGGCTAGTGGGAATAGTGATCGTAACGTGTTCGATGAGAGTCCTCTGAGAAGAAGAACCGATGGGTCGTCGTTGTTTGAGACAGTTGGCGCGAAAATCACGCCTGAGACTGATGATTTCTTCGTGAGTGACGCAGAGGGTGATCCAGATTGTCCTACTCGAAGTTATTCCTCTATTGAACCTGCTCTTCAAGCTCTACGCCAAGGAAAG TTTGTGATCGTTGTTGACGATGAAAACGGGGAAGTTGAAGGTAACCTGATCATGGCGGCAACTCTAACGAGTCCGAAAGACATAGCCTTTTTGATTAAGAATGGTTCTGGGATTGTCTCAGTTGGTATGATCAAAGAAGACCTCGAAAGACTAAGCCTTACACTTATGTCACCTGAAATGGAAGATGAAGATTCCTCTGCTCCAACTTTCACAATCACTGTG GATGCAAAATCCGGAACATCTACTGGAGTATCAGCTTCAGACAGGGCGAAGACGGTTCTTGCACTTTCGTCTCTCGAAGCTAAACCAGAAGATTTCAGGAGACCTGGCCATGTGTTCCCTCTCAAGTACAGAGACGGTGGAGTTTTAAGGAGAGCTGGTCATACTGAAGCTTCTGTGGATTTAATGATATTGGCTGGTCTACGTCCCGTCTCTGTTCTTTCAGCTATTCTTGATCAAGATGATGGGTCAATGGCTTCACTACCGTATATGAAAAAGCTTGCTACAGAACACGACATTCCCATTGTATCCTTGACTGATCTAATCAG ATATCGAAGAAAGCGAGATAAGCTTGTGGAGAGGATCACAGTGTCTCGTTTGCCTACCAAATGGGGTCTTTTCCAAGCTTATTGTTATCGATCTAAACTCGATGGAACTGAAAATATCGCCCTCGTTAAG GGAAACGTCGGAAATGGTGAGGACATTCTTGTACGAGTACATTCAGAGTGCTTAACAGGAGACATTTTTGGCTCAGAGCGGTGTGACTGTGGAAACCAATTGGAGTTAGCCATGAAGCTAATTGAGAAAGAGGGAAGAGGAGTCGTCGTGTATCTCCGTGGACATGAAGGAAGAGGCATTGGCCTTGGTCACAAACTTAGAGCTTATAACTTGCAGGATGAAGGACACGATACTGTTCAGGCTAATGTTGAACTTGGCCTATCCATTGATTCTCGTGAATACGGTATTGGTGCTCAG ATGCTACGAGACATAGGAGTGAGAACAATGAGACTAATGACGAATAACCCCGCAAAGTTCACCGGGCTGAAAGGATATGGACTCGCTGTAGTTGGCCGTGTTCCGGTGGTGACACCAATCACCAAGGAGAACAGAAGATATATGGAGACAAAACGCAAGAAGATGGGTCACATTTATAAATCTGATAACGATCACCCTTTGGCTTAA
- the LOC104763583 gene encoding uncharacterized protein LOC104763583: MGIVAFNWAEEGNNQLTLVMNRENWANRVISKASWKGQILSGRCQDNDGTWFAISKRGRVAFLMSINLLDDLFVPNNGCELYPIAFLKSNMSPLEFADHVEQLEAGRHKAWSYCLIVADMASNSMFHIRKPNQHEPNVVKQTVNFGVHTLSPYNGLDSLVSARSKDLRLKHFFNEKIVDLGNVQLPPFIKFARDFMCKPEGERGGQDTILKINALEQQVRRYWRWNALGE, translated from the exons atggGGATCGTAGCATTCAACTGGGCAGAGGAAGGCAACAACCAACTGACGCTTGTGATGAACAGAGAAAATTGGGCAAACAG GGTCATAAGTAAGGCGTCTTGGAAAGGTCAGATTTTGAGTGGTCGGTGCCAAGATAACGACGGAACGTGGTTTGCTATTTCTAAACGAGGCCGAGTCGCGTTTCTCATGAGTATAAACTTGTTGGATGACCTGTTTGTTCCAAACAACGGCTGCGAGTTGTACCCCATTGCTTTCTTGAAG AGCAATATGAGTCCACTGGAGTTTGCCGACCATGTGGAACAGCTTGAAGCGGGTAGACACAAAGCGTGGTCTTATTGCCTTATAGTCGCAGACATGGCTTCGAATTCAATGTTTCATATCAGGAAACCAAATCAACATGAGCCAAATGTCGTGAAACAAACCGTTAACTTTGGTGTGCACACACTTTCTCCATACAACGGTCTTGATTCCTTAGTCTCTGCCAGGTCCAAG GATTTGCGCCTGAAACACTTTTTTAATGAGAAGATTGTTGATTTGGGAAACGTTCAACTACCACCGTTTATCAAGTTTGCTAGGGACTTTATGTGTAAACCTGAGGGCGAAAGGGGTGGTCAAGACACCAT CTTGAAAATCAACGCTTTGGAACAACAAGTACGACGGTATTGGCGATGGAACGCACTGGGGGAGTAA
- the LOC104762091 gene encoding uncharacterized protein LOC104762091 has protein sequence MDDLYSSYWLHQESIDEMRQNLQNTLSELETLRIEVNEKSRTHREEVNQLLNLLKLTQQERDEARQQLSQFLHFKTQQNPNSRSITESNSFSQDVSSSSSPSSSELSSFFNIHPQPPLMKNLENPTARNRHQIDPLDVLVMGKAFPETGKLLKAVIEAGPLLQTLLVAGPLPKWINPPPQTQSQRFELPAISFRGSDVNNSSTASGICDSLTCSGSVNGFDFGPSSVIDQSVLTGKRQRLE, from the exons ATGGATGACTTATATTCTTCTTATTGGCTTCATCAAGAG AGCATTGATGAAATGAGGCAGAATCTACAGAACACTCTGTCCGAGCTAGAGACACTGAGAATAGAAGTTAACGAGAAATCAAGAACACACAGAGAAGAAGTGAACCAACTTCTCAATCTCCTCAAACTCACTCAGCAAGAACGAGACGAAGCTAGACAACAGTTATCACAGTTCCTCCACttcaaaacccaacaaaaccctaattcaagAAGCATCACTGAATCAAACAGCTTCTCCCAAgatgtatcttcttcttcttctccttcttcctcagaACTCTCGAGCTTCTTCAATATCCATCCTCAGCCGCCGTTGATGAAAAATCTCGAAAATCCAACGGCTCGTAATCGCCATCAGATCGATCCTCTAGACGTTCTTGTGATGGGGAAAGCTTTTCCGGAAACGGGAAAGCTTTTGAAAGCGGTGATTGAAGCTGGACCGCTTCTTCAAACGCTTCTTGTCGCTGGACCGCTTCCAAAATGGATAAACCCACCGCCTCAAACGCAATCGCAGCGTTTTGAGTTACCCGCTATCTCGTTCAGAGGGTCCGATGTTAATAATAGCAGTACCGCGTCTGGGATATGTGATTCTCTGACGTGTTCTGGTTCGGTTAATGGATTTGATTTCGGTCCGAGTTCGGTTATCGATCAATCAGTGTTAACCGGAAAGAGGCAGAGATTAGAGTAG
- the LOC104763584 gene encoding very-long-chain (3R)-3-hydroxyacyl-CoA dehydratase 2-like, whose protein sequence is MQTAAVLEVLHGAIGIVPSGFLSPLMQWSGRTHFILAIVGQIREVQDSPWLSITLAAWSLGEMIRYPHYAFTCLGRCPYWLTYLRYTGFIMIYPTGLVGELLIMYKALPYVKERNLYANFFSVFPFSYYSFLWAVLLVYPFLWLKLYLQLFKQRKSKLGKPQKHQSKRKRM, encoded by the exons ATGCAAACTGCTGCTGTTCTTGAAGTTCTTCATGGAGCTATTG GGATTGTACCTAGTGGATTCTTGTCTCCTTTGATGCAATGGAGTGGAAGAACTCACTTCATATTGGCAATTGTTGGACAGATCAGAgag GTCCAGGATTCCCCATGGCTGTCAATAACACTTGCAGCTTGGTCTTTGGGTGAG ATGATCAGATATCCTCACTATGCTTTTACTTGCCTCGGTAGATGTCCCTATTGGCTAACCTATCTCAG GTACACAGGATTCATTATGATCTATCCAACAGGACTAGTGGGCGAAT TGTTGATCATGTACAAAGCCCTTCCATATGTTAAAGAAAGGAATCTTTATGCaaatttcttctctgttttcccCTTCAGTTATTACAGTTTCCTTTGG GCCGTCCTCTTGGTGTACCCGTTCCTTTGGTTGAAGCTTTATCTCCAGCTGTTCAAACAAAGAAAGTCTAAGCTTGGAAAACCGCAGAAGCATCagagcaagagaaagagaatgtGA
- the LOC104763585 gene encoding F-box protein At1g30790-like — protein sequence MDSGKRFFFSAPEDQMDDKSSTVIARHDITISDLDYITSAPLNGFVCFTRGSSVVLRNPTNGSGSAPVCMDGAIYYGVGHTRIARFDVGSEDIAFIQGPEDYNAISCYSTLTNYHGKLACVSYGESHEMRMWILQDAEKQEWSNAMTCFVPCDKKTSLCTGEIHTNEVVMASRWLESSKPFYVYYMDMMRESIRRVQIDGIADNEFRRIHGIGKNALRLSCYPGHVEHFVGPPI from the exons ATGGATTCCGGTAAGCGTTTCTTCTTCTCGGCTCCTGAAGACCAAATGGACGACAAATCCTCCACAGTTATCGCCAGACACGACATCACGATCTCAGATCTAGACTACATCACATCTGCCCCCCTAAACGGATTCGTATGCTTCACACGTGGTTCTTCGGTTGTTCTTCGTAATCCAACCAATGGAA GTGGATCCGCCCCTGTTTGCATGGATGGTGCTATATACTACGGAGTTGGGCATACAAGGATAGCTAGATTTGATGTTGGATCCGAGGATATTGCGTTTATTCAAGGACCCGAAGACTATAATGcaatctcatgttattcaacACTCACAAATTACCATGGAAAATTAGCATGTGTAAGCTACGGTGAATCCCATGAGATGCGTATGTGGATTCTACAAGATGCTGAGAAACAGGAATGGTCGAACGCCATGACTTGTTTTGTGCCTTGTGACAAGAAGACATCTTTGTGCACTGGAGAGATTCATACCAACGAGGTTGTAATGGCTTCTAGATGGTTAGAGTCATCTAAGCCCTTCTATGTTTACTATATGGATATGATGAGGGAGAGTATCAGAAGAGTTCAGATTGATGGAATAGCGGATAATGAGTTTAGACGTATCCACGGAATTGGCAAGAATGCTCTTAGGCTTTCGTGTTACCCAGGTCACGTTGAGCATTTTGTTGGTCCCCCTATTTAG